One Deltaproteobacteria bacterium genomic window carries:
- a CDS encoding helix-turn-helix domain-containing protein: MHQPRPKVYTVSEFASLFATSSRVIRELIRKGDIPALKIGRSYRIPRKVASEYLARAVPPTPRAAPKSRGREIDTLTGFLFPVDTLH; this comes from the coding sequence ATGCATCAGCCTAGACCCAAGGTCTATACGGTCTCAGAATTTGCCTCGCTATTTGCGACCTCTTCTCGCGTCATCCGCGAGCTGATTCGCAAAGGAGACATTCCTGCGCTGAAAATTGGCCGCTCGTATCGCATTCCCCGAAAAGTTGCCAGCGAGTACCTCGCGCGTGCGGTACCGCCAACTCCTCGCGCAGCACCTAAATCTCGCGGTCGTGAGATAGACACGCTAACCGGATTTTTGTTCCCAGTTGATACATTGCACTAA
- a CDS encoding vitamin B12-dependent ribonucleotide reductase — protein MEQNLTSRADAEAVPNKRRGLSFKRYFTRPGIHPYAEIEWEKRSAVISGEKGDTVFEQHEVEIPKPWSQLATNVVVSKYFRGQLGTPQREHSVKQLISRVVDTITSWGRKDGYFASDDDARVFSEELTHLLVEQRLAFNSPVWFNVGVEPHPQCSACFILSVDDKMGSILDWYRKEGVIFKGGSGSGVNLSRIRSSKERLAGGGTASGPVSFMRAADASAGVIKSGGKTRRAAKMVVLNADHPDVLEFVNCKAAEEKKAWALIEAGYDSSIDGEAYSSVFFQNANNSVRATDEFMRAVVENRPWSTRYVTTGDIASTVPARELLQKISEATWFCGDPGMQLDTTINAWHTCPNTGRINASNPCSEYMHLDDSACNLASLNLIKFVKDDGSFDTVSFKHAVDISITAQDIVVDNSSYPTSEITANAKAFRQLGLGYANLGALLMSLGLPYDSEAGRQFAGAITALMTGEAYLQSARIAEQMGSFSGYTVNREPMLGVIEKHRVHAHKLDPSLVPLDLLPDARKSWDEALAVGRKSGYRNSQVTVLAPTGTIAFMMDCDTTGVEPDIALIKYKRLVGGGLLKIVNNTVPRALKRLGYDSQAIQGIVEYIDEHETIEGAPLLRNEHLPVFDCAFKPTRGSRSIHYLGHLRMMGAVQPFLSGAISKTINMPHEATVEDIIEAYLEAWRLGLKAVAIYRDGCKRVQPLATGEKKTEQAVPVTVAEPTPIRRRLPNDRDAICHKFDIAGHEGYIHVGFYEDGTPGEIFIKMAKEGSTISGLMDSIATLTSLALQYGVPLEALVSKFGHVRFEPSGFTKNPEIPYAKSLTDYIFRFLGHRFLPAEQNQEAGLADGNGQRESSRSETERSHPPTPTDDARATLNGTTSRHHHGAAVAYVNGTHPSHEDSPRSAMQDGLAATPGNRTWQSQADAPSCSDCGSIMIRNGSCYKCLNCGATSGCS, from the coding sequence CCGTTTTTGAGCAACACGAGGTTGAGATTCCCAAACCGTGGTCTCAACTTGCAACGAATGTGGTGGTGTCTAAATATTTTCGTGGACAACTCGGCACCCCGCAGCGTGAACACAGCGTGAAGCAGTTAATTAGTCGCGTGGTTGACACTATCACGAGTTGGGGCCGCAAAGACGGATATTTCGCCAGTGACGACGACGCACGGGTTTTCTCTGAAGAACTCACGCACCTCCTTGTTGAACAACGGCTCGCCTTCAACAGCCCGGTGTGGTTCAATGTTGGGGTCGAACCTCACCCGCAATGTAGTGCGTGTTTTATCCTCTCAGTAGATGACAAGATGGGCTCCATCTTGGACTGGTACCGTAAAGAAGGAGTGATCTTCAAAGGTGGCTCAGGATCAGGCGTCAATCTGTCGCGGATTCGTTCCTCCAAGGAGCGCTTAGCTGGCGGTGGCACGGCGTCAGGTCCAGTCTCGTTCATGCGCGCTGCAGATGCCTCAGCCGGGGTCATCAAATCAGGCGGGAAGACGCGTCGGGCAGCGAAGATGGTGGTACTCAACGCCGACCACCCCGATGTTCTCGAATTCGTCAACTGCAAAGCCGCGGAAGAAAAGAAAGCCTGGGCACTCATCGAAGCTGGCTATGACAGCTCTATCGACGGTGAGGCCTATAGCTCAGTGTTCTTCCAAAATGCCAACAACTCTGTGCGCGCAACCGATGAGTTCATGCGCGCAGTCGTTGAGAATCGTCCATGGTCTACACGCTATGTCACCACTGGCGATATTGCCTCGACCGTACCTGCACGTGAACTTTTGCAGAAGATTTCTGAAGCCACCTGGTTCTGTGGCGATCCAGGGATGCAGCTTGACACGACGATCAATGCCTGGCACACCTGCCCCAACACCGGGCGGATCAATGCCAGCAACCCCTGCTCCGAATACATGCACCTGGATGACAGTGCTTGCAATTTAGCTTCGCTCAATTTGATCAAGTTCGTCAAAGACGACGGGTCCTTTGACACCGTGTCGTTCAAGCATGCGGTCGATATCAGCATTACGGCACAGGACATTGTCGTTGATAATTCAAGCTATCCAACGTCAGAGATTACAGCGAACGCGAAGGCCTTCCGTCAACTTGGTTTAGGATATGCGAACCTGGGTGCGCTGTTGATGTCACTCGGGTTGCCCTACGACTCAGAGGCAGGCCGCCAGTTCGCTGGAGCGATTACAGCCTTAATGACCGGGGAAGCATACTTGCAATCTGCTCGTATTGCCGAGCAGATGGGTTCCTTCTCAGGTTATACAGTCAACCGTGAACCGATGCTTGGGGTTATTGAAAAACATCGCGTCCACGCACACAAACTCGACCCCTCTCTCGTTCCGCTCGATTTGCTCCCTGATGCGCGGAAGTCGTGGGACGAAGCATTGGCTGTCGGGCGTAAGAGTGGCTATCGCAACTCACAAGTGACAGTTCTTGCGCCGACTGGCACCATTGCCTTTATGATGGATTGCGACACCACGGGGGTAGAACCCGACATTGCTCTCATCAAATACAAACGGTTAGTCGGCGGCGGGCTGTTGAAGATCGTCAATAATACCGTTCCCCGTGCGCTCAAACGGCTCGGTTACGACAGTCAGGCGATTCAGGGCATCGTTGAATACATCGACGAGCATGAAACGATCGAAGGAGCGCCACTCCTCCGGAATGAACATCTCCCGGTTTTTGATTGCGCGTTCAAACCCACCCGTGGAAGTCGGTCCATTCACTACCTTGGGCACCTCCGTATGATGGGCGCTGTGCAGCCGTTCCTCTCTGGTGCGATTTCTAAAACGATCAACATGCCACACGAGGCAACGGTTGAAGATATCATCGAGGCGTACCTTGAAGCGTGGCGATTGGGGCTGAAGGCAGTCGCGATTTATCGCGATGGGTGCAAACGCGTGCAACCACTAGCAACCGGAGAAAAGAAAACCGAACAGGCTGTGCCGGTAACCGTGGCAGAACCTACCCCTATCCGCCGCCGTCTACCAAATGATCGCGATGCAATTTGCCACAAGTTCGATATTGCCGGCCATGAAGGATACATTCATGTCGGTTTTTACGAAGACGGCACTCCTGGTGAGATCTTCATCAAGATGGCGAAAGAAGGCAGTACGATCTCTGGATTAATGGATTCGATCGCGACACTGACTTCCCTCGCGTTACAGTACGGAGTGCCACTCGAGGCGCTGGTGAGTAAATTCGGTCATGTCCGGTTCGAGCCATCGGGCTTCACCAAAAACCCAGAGATCCCATACGCAAAATCACTCACAGATTATATCTTCCGCTTCTTAGGCCACCGCTTCTTACCTGCCGAACAAAACCAGGAGGCCGGCCTGGCTGATGGGAATGGCCAACGAGAATCCTCACGGAGTGAGACCGAGCGTTCACATCCTCCGACCCCCACGGATGACGCCAGGGCAACGCTCAACGGAACAACGTCACGGCACCACCATGGAGCAGCCGTAGCGTATGTAAACGGTACTCACCCTTCCCACGAGGATTCTCCACGGTCAGCGATGCAGGATGGGCTCGCCGCAACTCCCGGAAATAGAACCTGGCAGTCACAAGCTGACGCACCGAGTTGCTCCGACTGTGGCTCGATCATGATTCGCAACGGATCGTGTTACAAATGTCTGAATTGTGGAGCGACGAGTGGGTGCTCATAA